A stretch of DNA from Agelaius phoeniceus isolate bAgePho1 chromosome 4, bAgePho1.hap1, whole genome shotgun sequence:
ACAACACTGGGTTTGTGATTGTCCCACTGGTAATCAAGGTGCTCACTGGGTAAACACTTGCTCACCTACATCACAGGCGAGATAATCCTACCTTTTATGGCATCGTGCTATAACCACCTCAAAGGTTAGTTCCTAGCTAGCTGAAGGACAGGAAAAGGGACAAAGAAAATCTTGCTGCAGTAATAAATTCTCTTGAGATGAGACAGATCTGCAAGACCTGAGAGGGGGTGCAGAACAGAGGGGACAGATAACATGAGGAGGAGGGGACCACCACAATTCACAAGGAATGTACAGCATTGTGGCTTGAGCCCTCTTCATCTTCTAGCAGAGTTCTCTTACACACCTGAAGTTTCCATTTCCTTAGCCTGCCTTTGTGTGTAGAAGGGTAACTTGGCCCCACTACATCCATCAGGACTTGGCTCCTAGACTTGACAGGTTCCCCAGGATGTAAAGCCTGTTTCAGTCTTACTTGGATACAACCTAGGCAATTATACTTAGTATgcaaactcaaaaaaaaaaatgtcatttagcCATTCTAAAGTCAACCTTGCTTTGTACTCAATCTTTTACTGATGTTGGTGACTGGTTCCACTAAAACCACTGCTTTGAAACAAAGTGTACTAAAAATATATAAGAATATAAGTGCTCATGAAAAAATATCTTCCATCTCTGGAGACTGAAATCTTTTGTCTCCAGAATTACAGCAGGGACAACAGAGGTGATGCTAGCACAGattcatccctgccagcccaaccATATGTCTAAACCAACCCTGTCTGCAAGCCCTGAGGTTGTAAGCCAGTGAAGTCTAGGAAGAATCAGATTAGTTTCCCACCTTTGACCACATTGTTGAGGAACAATATTAAGGTAACAAATCTCACAAAACTGCAGGAGACAGCTGTCAAATGTCACTAAGTTTTGATTATTCCTATGCTGGTCATACTGATGACCGTTATGCAATGACTCAGGCAAGTCTAAGGCTTGCCTGCAGGCCATTTATTACATGGATAGGACAATTCATTTCTGTGGTTAGCTAAAGGGAGAACCaccaaaatattaaaacaaactTTTGTAATTTTCAACAATATATCCAAGAGTTCTctaaataaaatacacattgGTCAGCTTTTATATACTACATtcttaagtaaaaaaaaaaaaatccacaagtACAGAGGTGGGGACTGATCCAGGCACAATTTTGTCATTAAATAAATGCAGATGCAGACAAACCAACAACTGAGGAACAttgacaaaaacaaaaacaaaatcagtACTGCTGTTATCTGCCAATCTGCAGGCTAGGCCTGCTGCAGTTCAGGCTTGCAAAGTCCAAACACAGGCTTGTGAATAAGGGTATGCACCTTTCATTTTTCAAGATAGCACACATGTGTTTTGGAGGGAAGAGGCTCAGATAAAGAGCACACCTGTTTCATAAATAGGCACCTGCACTGtggtcctgccaggagccctcCTTTGATTCACCTCCCATTCCCTCTGCTGCAGCGTCTTTgtgagaaaacagaaagaacaaaCGTGAGCAAAACCACTGCTGACAGTCCTCAAAAGATCTTGCACTCATTAATGGAGAAGATCTTCCGCCTGTTCTGCCTTTTGGCTTGGTTGACCGCTGTCCTCACAGCATACTCAAACACCTGCTGCACTCCCCTGTTGCTGAGGGCAGAGCACTCCAAGTAGCCTTTGGCTCGCACATCCTGGGCGAGCCGCTTTCCATCTATAGGGCtgatgcaggaggagctgtaGGGACCCATGTCCCGCTGGTCCGTCTGAGTGGCCACCACCAAAACGGGGATGCGGGGCAAATGGCTGCGGATCTCGCTGATCCATTTGTTCCTCAGGTTCAGAAAGGAATTATGGTTTGCCACCGAGTAGCACATTAATACCACATCTGCCTGTTGGTAGGAGAGGGGGCGAATGCCTTTAAAGGCATCACTGCCAGATGTGTCCCAAAGACCTAAGCTGATCTGTACGCCATCCATGAAGACATCCACACCAGTATTTTCATATACAGTGGGTCTGTAGTCATCTGGAAAAGTCTCAGATGTGAAACGTACCAGGAGAGATGTTTTCCCAACGGCAGAGTCTCCCACCAGAACACACTTGACTGAATCCAGCATTTTATTAACGTCCAAGGCCAAGAGTGCAGTCTCTGTGCAGCACGAGCGGGATGGAGAGATGCAGTGGTCTTAGAAGCCTTCTATATAATTTCCATTTAGTGAGAAACCATCCAAATCTCTTTACTTCTTATGACTCGATTCTGCCACTTGAGactaaaatttcattttctcccaCATGATTCTGTTGGTTTTAAATCTTCAATGAGTCAAATGACGTTTCtggaaagcaaaaataaaatgtaacatTTATAACCCACAGAGAACAAACCATTCCTCATCAAGATGAAGATGCCTGGACACATCTTTGGACAGGTATGGCAAGTATCCCTCACTGAGGATGATGAACTTTTCTATTTCCTCCCAGCCAGCTATGTGTGCAACAGCCATTCACATAAATAACCTTCTCACTGCTCCACAGGGGCTAACAGTCTTAGCACTATTATAATTTTCCACTGACACAAgctattttttccttccaattGTCTAGAGactaataaaattaatttaacttTTATATAACTGCTACTAATACGCTGTGAGACATTCCCTGCCTCTGACTTTCACCAAGAATGACAGAATCCTGAATCCCTAAATGATCAGTTCAGATTCCCTTGAAAATGTAGCCACGCTCTCTAGAGGTagtcaggagaaaaaaaaagctctttgcTAACCAATTTGACTTTTTAAACAATCCCATATGAAACACTAACACAGAACCACTTGTGACAATGAGGAAGCAAAGACTTCAGGAGTGAATCTCAATTCACATGAACCTgaacaatttttaaaagcaaagaaagattcacagaaaaaaaaaaacccaagaacaggttaatttttttcttacaaatCACTTTCAACAATCAAGAAACACAAGCCAAAGAAAGCCCCATTACCGATGCTTGCCCCAGtaaaaatttcttttgaagGGAATTTAACTGTCCTGGCATTTACTCCCTTGTAAAACTGAACTAAGAGTACTCTTCAGAGTATGTAATTGCTTTtgagctcctgccagcattCAGTCAAATTTTCCTATTTTGAAAGCATTTGTTTCTTCCCCACTAACTGTGTGCAAGATTCACTGCTCACACAGGGTGACACGCAAGATGCTCCGAAAATCACTAACAGCAAAACTGAAGACAAATTAGTTCTGATGAACAAGcgtaattaaaaagaaagtatCACTGCATAATTTCAAAATGTCATGTGTTTTTTACATAATTAAtatatttctgtttccttcatATATGTAGAGAGACATCCCAGCTGAAGGCTATTTGCACATATATAAATGATGTCCACAAAGGGCATATACTGTATTTTACTGTAACGCTCTCCACTTTCAGTACCCTAACACACCACCTCCTCCCCCTTTATTTCTAGAAAACACTTCAAGCTTTGGCTTACTCCACAAAGGGGGAAACACAAAGGGAAAGTGCTAAATGAGCTTAAAGAGAACATTTTACAGGTACCGACAACTGCTATTGTCCTGCTTTCGTTTTGTGCGGAGGCCATGCCCTACCtcctctggtgctgctggcacaccTGCATCTCTCCCACCTCATGGCCCGGCTGCCGGCAGATGTGTGGCCGGAGCTCGCTGCTTTATAAAGGTGGCCCCAGGCCTGCGGGCTGTCCCTGTGCGCGCTCGGGTTACCGTATCTACAGGAGCCATTGCAACACACGGCGCTTCCTGGCCTGCCAGCGACACCGCGGCTCTGACTGCCGCTCGCTTCTAGGAACTGGGATGGAGGCTGAGGCTGCTTCACGGCATTCCTGGCTGCCGGGAAACAGGCTGCACTATGAATTCAAGTTTTAGTGGCAGCAGAtgaaaatttgcttttaaagattCATTGTCTTCTATGTTCTCCAAACAAGCTCTCAAGGGAACTAAACAAGACCTTTACAAAACACATCTATGAAAAATTCAAAAAGCATCTGTAGGATAAACATTCAAATTGCTTACATGAATCATAATCTCTCTTTCAGAGTATTCTATTTCAAAATTGGGTCAGCAGTATAGCTTGAAAACACCTCAATTTCACCACAGGACAGCAATGTCCTATTCAGACAAAGCTGCATATTCTCAGAGAAAGTTTCCATGTACCAAGTATCCTTTTCAGAACAAACATTTCTTTGGTGCGAGGAGTCCTCAGTGCCTTCAGATGAATTATTTTGTGCACATTGGAATGTGGGGGAAATAAGGATGTCCAAAGCATGACTTTTGCAATTTCATAAAtgccaaaacagagaaagagagataaAAGGATTGTTCTGGCACTCAACTTGTGGATTACCAGATCAAATTATGCTggttattttgaaaatataaaaattataaaagattGACAGAGATATTAAGGACTAGTGAATATGGCTAGTTGACAGACAATACAAGATGTTGAAATATTCCACTGTGACAGTGCAGAATtgttttcaaagcaaatgaTATTGTTCTATATTCCATCAgtgaataataaaaaaccctGGTATATAACAAGGTCCATATTGTGATCCTGTGGACAAATTGCCTTCAATGGTCCTGGTCTTGCATTTGTTAACAACAAATGTGCCTCCATATATAATTGGGACTACATAGGTGCATATTGAAGCATTATCTGTAATTAGGCACATAGTTGGTCCTTGTTGCAGCCTCAGGGTAAGAGCAGCATTACtgtattaaaataattacacaAGTTCACCTCACTGGAAGGAAAATGCTTGATTAAGCATCAACAAAAAGCAGTGTCCTTTAAAAAGCAGTACTTCAAAGTGTCCTTTAAAGACAGTACTGGACACTTCTGTGCCTCAGTATACAATCAGttttataaatatttgcaaaagTTTTTGTCCCTTTCTCTCATATTCTGTCTTGGTCCGACAGCACAGTGCGCTACAACCATTACAAGATTGCGGAAAACCTTCTGCTCACAAATCAGAGATGGAGTCTAAGCTGtggaggctttttttttaatccgaCAATTTGATTTTCAAAAATTTACCAACTTTATTAAGATCATTTTGTATATGGAATTCAATATATAAACGTCTATCTTCTTTTATGCTTTTTTGGTTTATGCTTTCATCACTCATAACAAGAGAAGATATTATTTGAATAGTAAGATAAGACCTTTTATAAAATCACTAGGTATAAGAATGTATGTCTGATTCTTGTGTGGTCATGCTGAGTAGTGATCTTTAGTAAACTTCAGGTTTTGTTCCCTCTGTCTTTGGAATACAGGCACTAGTGTGTGGTTACAGAGATCTCGGACTTCACTGGGGGTGTGAGCACAAGAAGCCCTACAACAGTTGCTCTTGGGCAGTGTCTGAGTTGCACCTCAGCAATCTCATGCAGGTAAAATGCCTCACACTTGCTCATGGCTGAATACCATACAGAGAAGGTGAGTGGGGTTGCCAGCctgcaatgggatgggatgaaaagcagagcacagcagcaccgAGCTCTTCGCAGGTAGAGGATTCAAGTGAATACACATCCCATGAAAAACTAATCTGGTATTTGTTGAAAGAGCTCTACTAACAAAGGAAAGCAGGACTACTACATCAAAAGGGGTAAGTTTATCAGCTGGACCAAATGGGATTGTCATTTATGCCAAGAATATCTCTGGCATCTACTATAAGATCATTGTGAGCATGACTCGCTATGGCTAAACATCTCCAGGGGATAGACAGCATCTTATGataggggaaaataaaaacagtcAGGAACTCCAATTTCAAAACCTCTCTTAGATCCTGATAGTGCACACTCAGGTAGGCTGGAATTTCAATGGAATTAGCTCATACATAAACAAACCATGCAAGCAAACAACCAGCTTTTTGGATCAGTCACAAAGTGCTTCAGAGAATTAAAGCAGTTAACATGCTAACTATTATTGCCATTATCCACTCCCTACCTCAATTACATCTCAGCAGAGGTCCTGTTTATGTCAGGATAACAGCAGattaatttttcagtttgaGCACTGTGTATGCTAGTTCTTGAAGAGACTTGACATGGCAaggatattaaaatatttagacTAATAGAAGAGGTTGAAACCACCGGAGATACTTCCACCAGCCGTGCAATACTTGAATGTACATACTGTCTTTGCCTACCTACTCTGCTCTTTTAAATCCCACCTCACACAGAGGTGGGGTCTGCAAAACAGTGCCTACAGTTCTTCTCCAATGTGCTGACTGTAACCACTGCTCCTTGCAATTGCACCACAGATATGTAAGAACTCTCCTCAATTCCCTTAGCTAAACGCTCtcaaggagaggaaggaggcaCAAAGACTACCCTCACTGACCAGAAGAGTGTCCAGCTTTACACCTTCACctccatgggcacagtgggcactgcagggcatGGACAGAGCCTGAGAAAACTCCTGCaagcagaaggaggaggaggaaggctggCAGGAATCAACACAGGGCAGAGACACTGCTGCCTGGTTAGTGACAGCACCCAGAAGATGCGGCCCCTTGTGACACAGAAACTGTGGCTGTTGTGACTCCAGTTTGGACACTCTGCTAGATCACCAGGTTGTCAAGGTCACACTGCCTGCTTTTCAGCTCCGTGGATGAGGTGTACTTGCTCCATTCAGATACAAACCTCCAGATTGCTTCCACAGCACAGGTCTTCTGAAAACTAATCCATCAGCTGCAGTCTGGAGACTGCAAGTAAACAAATCCTTGCTGCACTGTCATGCATTCACTCAGCTGATTCTCTGACATTTGCATTAGCTGCCTCCTATTTTCTTAACTCCTTTCAAGACAATTTTGATCTCTAGCCCTGTCTTGCCAATCAGCCTCCATCCACCTCAGAGAGTGTCAGCGTTTCAGTCCGTAGTGGCATTCAGTGGCGGCACCACTGGCTCACAGCCTGTACCTTTTCAAGGTGCTGCATCTTTTCCCCAAACTACTCCACCAAAAAATCTCCATTGAACTCATTCACTTCCTAAGGTGGCTACCACAGGGGTCATCACTATTCTTTGGCCCAAGAGAAAGGTGGCAGGTCACTCATTGGCAGAATAATTCAGCTGTCTGATATATTTGCAATACTGACAGATTAATTGCCAGATTATCTTTCAAGGTGCTTTTAAAGAATTGAAAGGATACTTAGAAGCTTGGATGAGAGCTTTTATACAGATATTTTATCCTTAAGAACAATAATTTCTTCAATGCCTTTCTAAAGTTagaaaagcaagcaaaatgcAATGACCCCATATTTTCAAAGCCAGGATGTCTTGTCATCTCAAAAACAATctccttccagaatgaaaaaaatttgCAGACATAAAAACTTGGAAATTTTTCTTTCACTCCCTTGTTCACGAAACTGAAATCTGT
This window harbors:
- the RHOH gene encoding rho-related GTP-binding protein RhoH, with protein sequence MLDSVKCVLVGDSAVGKTSLLVRFTSETFPDDYRPTVYENTGVDVFMDGVQISLGLWDTSGSDAFKGIRPLSYQQADVVLMCYSVANHNSFLNLRNKWISEIRSHLPRIPVLVVATQTDQRDMGPYSSSCISPIDGKRLAQDVRAKGYLECSALSNRGVQQVFEYAVRTAVNQAKRQNRRKIFSINECKIF